The Cupriavidus sp. EM10 genome includes a region encoding these proteins:
- a CDS encoding alpha/beta fold hydrolase — protein sequence MGPAWGRPTVLLHGGSGSWVHWARNISALVSAGRRVWVPDLPGFGDSARPPLGTDADALPEPVERALDQLLDGAAYDLVAFSFGTMVASFIAARWPHRVRRLVLVGAPALGIGPANPLGLRAWMHLSPGPERDDVMHANMRALMLAREATTDDDSLAFHLYRADLLRDRMPKRRLHQTDVIQRTLPAVRCPLFGIWGEQDALYRGRTDLIAGALSKAPAFRWLRIIPNAGHWVQFEEAAAFDKVLDQALTES from the coding sequence CTGGGGCCTGCCTGGGGGCGGCCTACGGTACTGCTGCACGGCGGCTCGGGTAGTTGGGTCCACTGGGCGCGCAACATCAGCGCGCTCGTCAGTGCCGGCCGGCGCGTCTGGGTGCCCGACCTGCCCGGTTTCGGTGACTCTGCGCGGCCGCCTTTGGGCACCGATGCTGACGCGCTGCCTGAACCTGTCGAGCGGGCACTCGACCAACTGCTGGACGGCGCCGCGTACGATCTGGTCGCCTTTTCGTTCGGCACCATGGTCGCCAGCTTCATCGCCGCGCGTTGGCCTCATCGCGTAAGACGGCTGGTGCTGGTCGGTGCGCCTGCGCTCGGCATCGGGCCGGCGAATCCGCTGGGCCTGCGTGCGTGGATGCATCTGTCTCCCGGGCCCGAGCGTGACGATGTCATGCACGCCAATATGCGCGCGCTGATGCTCGCGCGCGAGGCGACGACAGATGACGACAGCCTTGCCTTCCATCTCTACCGCGCTGACCTGCTGCGCGACCGCATGCCCAAGCGTCGTCTGCACCAGACGGACGTCATCCAGCGTACCCTGCCTGCCGTGCGGTGCCCGCTCTTCGGCATCTGGGGCGAACAGGATGCGCTCTATCGGGGGCGCACGGACCTGATCGCCGGTGCGCTGAGCAAGGCACCGGCATTCAGGTGGCTGCGCATCATCCCCAACGCGGGCCACTGGGTGCAGTTCGAGGAAGCCGCGGCATTCGATAAGGTGTTGGACCAGGCTTTGACCGAAAGCTGA
- a CDS encoding TolC family protein codes for MTQVTLFTPAKVHYIGAVLWLLASVRGVAAEAPPYSVLLQQSMASAPAMMAQAATVRAADADANQARAWLNPRIDTVLENLGAPSSDGTSQRQNTYSITQPFEVGGKRGARIEVGDRNYAAAQARERLARVAYAAELAVAYAAAEAMAARMALATENLARANEEFTAARALVQSGKEAALRSAQAQASVAAAQAAQAAADNDATHALARLSAMTGAAEPYTAVSSSLLTTQGTVPTAALPGQEAPTVAAAEAERNALDAQVGVERKRWIPDVGVSAGVRRYGWTNASGYVVGVTASIPLFDQNRSGINAAVERVAAAQARLDNMRLEAVAARRSAISQVSATDRQITAAEEGERAAAEAYRMGRVGYNAGKTPLMELLAVRRALLEARQLTIDARLARVRALAVLAQADGHLAFEDTK; via the coding sequence ATGACCCAGGTAACCTTGTTCACGCCAGCCAAAGTGCACTACATCGGTGCCGTCTTATGGCTCCTGGCTTCGGTGCGAGGGGTCGCGGCGGAAGCCCCGCCCTATAGTGTCCTGTTGCAGCAATCGATGGCAAGTGCCCCGGCGATGATGGCGCAGGCCGCCACCGTCCGCGCCGCAGATGCCGATGCCAATCAAGCACGTGCCTGGCTGAATCCACGGATCGATACGGTCCTGGAGAACCTCGGCGCACCGTCAAGCGACGGCACGAGCCAGCGCCAGAACACCTACTCGATTACCCAGCCATTTGAGGTTGGTGGCAAGCGGGGCGCACGAATCGAAGTGGGGGACCGCAACTATGCCGCAGCGCAAGCGCGTGAGCGCCTGGCACGGGTTGCTTACGCGGCAGAACTAGCGGTTGCCTATGCCGCCGCGGAGGCCATGGCCGCCCGGATGGCGCTGGCGACGGAAAACCTGGCACGTGCGAACGAGGAGTTCACTGCTGCGCGTGCGCTAGTGCAGTCCGGAAAGGAAGCAGCGCTGCGCAGCGCGCAAGCGCAGGCAAGTGTGGCGGCCGCTCAGGCTGCGCAGGCCGCCGCCGACAATGACGCCACGCATGCACTGGCGCGGCTGTCGGCCATGACGGGAGCTGCCGAACCGTACACCGCGGTGTCCAGTTCCCTGCTAACGACACAAGGCACCGTGCCGACCGCGGCACTCCCCGGACAGGAGGCCCCGACCGTCGCTGCGGCAGAGGCCGAGCGCAATGCGCTGGATGCACAAGTTGGCGTGGAAAGAAAGCGCTGGATTCCGGACGTGGGCGTAAGTGCCGGCGTGCGTCGATACGGATGGACGAACGCCAGCGGATATGTTGTCGGGGTGACGGCATCGATTCCCCTGTTCGATCAAAACCGCAGCGGCATCAATGCGGCCGTGGAGCGCGTCGCGGCCGCGCAGGCCAGGCTCGACAACATGCGACTGGAAGCCGTAGCGGCGCGCCGATCCGCCATCTCGCAGGTCAGCGCAACGGATCGCCAGATCACCGCGGCCGAGGAGGGTGAAAGGGCGGCGGCAGAGGCCTATCGAATGGGCCGCGTCGGTTATAACGCCGGCAAGACGCCGCTGATGGAATTGCTTGCCGTCCGGCGTGCCTTGCTGGAGGCCAGGCAACTCACCATTGACGCGCGTCTGGCGCGCGTGCGCGCACTGGCGGTGCTTGCCCAGGCGGACGGCCACCTGGCATTCGAGGACACCAAATGA
- a CDS encoding CusA/CzcA family heavy metal efflux RND transporter, which translates to MIGNVLSGSIHYRWLVLFLTVVIAAIGAWQLKLLPIDVTPDITNKQVQINTVVPTLSPVEVEKRVTYPIETAISGLNGVENTRSMSRNGFSQVTVIFKESANLYFMRQQVSERLVQARPSLPAGAEPQMGPVSTGLGEVFHYSVEYQYPDGKGAPLKDGAPGWQRDGSFLTERGERLDDRVSKLAYLRTVQDWIIRPQLRTTAGVADVDSLGGYVKQFVVEPDAAKMAAYGISYGDLAQALEDANLSVGANFMRRSGESYLVRADARIKSADEISRAVIAHRQNVPITVGQVASVKIGGELRSGAASRNGQETVIGSALMLVGANSRTVAQDVGDKLEQISKTLPPGVVIVPTLNRSQLVTATIETVAKNLVEGALLVVVILFLLLGNWRAAVIAALVIPLSMLVSAIGMNQLGISGNLMSLGALDFGLIIDGAVIIVENTLRRLAQRQHQEGRLLTLRERLDEVLLSSREMLRPTIYGQLVIFLVFLPCLTFQGVEGKMFSPMVMTLMLALASAFVLSLTFVPAMLAVLLRKEVSEKEVRVIVATKQWYRPWLERAVARPIPFVGAGLLVLALAAVAFAFVGREFMPTLDEQNLNLSSVRIPSTSIDQSVAIDLPLERAVLSLPEVKTVYSKAGTASLAADPMPPNASDNYIILKPKSEWPDGVTTKEQVIERIREKTAPMVGNNYDVTQPIEMRFNELIGGVRSDVAVKIYGENLDDLTATGQRIAAVLRKTPGATDVRVPLTSGFPTFDIVFDRAAIARYGLTVKEVADTVSAAMAGRPAGQIFDGDRRYDIVIRLPGNQRENLDVLGALPVMLPAASDQARVSVPLRQLVEFRFTQGLNEVSRDNGKRRVYVEANVGGRDLGSFVDDAAARIARDVKLPPGMYIEWGGQFQNLQAATKRLAMIVPACFVLIAAALYMAIGNAMLTATVLTAVPLALAGGVFALLLRGIPFSISAAVGFIAVSGVAVLNGLVLISAIRKRLEDGVAPDAAVIDGAMERVRPVLMTALVASLGFVPMALATGTGAEVQKPLATVVIGGLITATVLTLFVLPAICGMVVRRKRGAGVGRDELAEA; encoded by the coding sequence ATGATTGGCAATGTCCTCAGTGGATCGATTCACTACCGATGGCTTGTTCTGTTCCTGACGGTCGTGATTGCCGCAATCGGCGCCTGGCAGCTCAAGCTGCTGCCGATCGATGTCACGCCCGATATCACGAACAAGCAGGTGCAGATCAACACGGTGGTGCCAACCCTAAGCCCCGTGGAGGTCGAGAAGCGCGTGACGTATCCGATCGAAACCGCTATTTCAGGGTTGAACGGCGTCGAGAACACGCGGTCGATGTCCCGCAACGGGTTCAGCCAGGTCACCGTCATCTTCAAGGAGAGCGCCAACCTCTACTTCATGCGCCAGCAGGTATCGGAGCGACTCGTGCAGGCACGTCCCAGCCTGCCCGCAGGCGCCGAGCCGCAGATGGGTCCGGTTTCCACTGGTCTGGGCGAGGTATTCCACTACAGCGTGGAGTATCAATACCCTGATGGCAAGGGCGCACCGCTCAAGGACGGGGCGCCGGGCTGGCAACGCGATGGAAGTTTCTTGACCGAGCGCGGGGAACGGCTTGATGACCGTGTGTCGAAGCTTGCATACCTGCGAACCGTGCAGGACTGGATCATTCGCCCTCAGTTGAGGACAACGGCTGGTGTGGCCGACGTGGATTCCTTGGGTGGCTATGTCAAGCAGTTCGTGGTCGAGCCTGATGCTGCAAAAATGGCCGCCTACGGCATCTCATATGGCGACCTCGCACAGGCTCTGGAGGATGCCAATCTTTCGGTGGGTGCGAACTTCATGCGCCGTTCGGGTGAATCGTACCTGGTGCGTGCCGATGCGCGCATCAAGTCGGCGGACGAGATCTCGCGCGCCGTGATCGCCCATCGCCAGAACGTGCCGATCACGGTCGGCCAGGTGGCGTCCGTCAAGATTGGCGGAGAACTTCGCTCCGGTGCGGCCAGCCGCAATGGCCAGGAAACGGTGATAGGCAGCGCGCTGATGCTGGTTGGCGCGAACAGCCGTACCGTGGCGCAGGATGTTGGCGACAAGCTGGAACAAATCTCGAAGACGCTGCCGCCGGGTGTAGTCATCGTTCCTACGCTTAACCGATCGCAACTGGTGACCGCCACCATCGAGACAGTCGCCAAGAATCTGGTGGAAGGCGCCTTGCTGGTGGTGGTAATCCTGTTCCTGCTGCTGGGCAACTGGCGCGCTGCCGTCATTGCAGCGCTGGTCATCCCATTGTCGATGCTGGTCAGTGCTATCGGCATGAATCAGCTTGGGATCTCCGGCAACCTGATGAGTCTGGGTGCGCTGGACTTCGGCCTGATCATCGATGGTGCGGTGATCATCGTCGAGAATACCCTGCGGCGATTGGCGCAGCGTCAGCATCAGGAAGGTCGTCTACTGACGCTGAGGGAACGCCTGGACGAAGTGTTGCTGTCGTCACGGGAAATGCTTCGCCCCACGATCTATGGGCAACTCGTGATCTTCCTGGTATTCCTGCCGTGCCTGACATTCCAGGGCGTGGAGGGAAAAATGTTCTCGCCGATGGTGATGACGCTCATGCTGGCGCTGGCGTCCGCATTCGTGCTGTCCCTGACCTTCGTGCCTGCGATGCTGGCTGTGCTGCTACGCAAGGAAGTTTCCGAAAAGGAAGTACGGGTGATCGTCGCGACCAAGCAGTGGTACCGCCCGTGGCTGGAGCGGGCGGTGGCGCGACCGATTCCGTTTGTCGGCGCCGGCTTGCTGGTGCTGGCACTGGCTGCAGTTGCGTTCGCCTTTGTCGGTCGCGAGTTCATGCCAACGCTTGACGAACAGAACCTTAACCTGTCCTCCGTTCGCATTCCATCGACATCGATCGATCAGTCGGTGGCGATTGATTTGCCGCTGGAACGCGCCGTGCTCTCGCTCCCTGAGGTGAAGACTGTGTACTCCAAGGCGGGTACCGCCAGCCTGGCGGCTGACCCCATGCCGCCCAACGCCTCCGACAACTACATCATCCTCAAGCCGAAGAGTGAATGGCCGGATGGCGTAACCACCAAGGAACAGGTGATCGAGCGTATCCGGGAGAAGACGGCACCGATGGTGGGCAACAATTACGACGTCACCCAACCCATTGAGATGCGCTTCAATGAACTGATCGGTGGCGTGCGCAGCGATGTCGCCGTAAAGATCTATGGCGAGAATCTCGACGACCTGACCGCCACTGGGCAACGCATTGCCGCCGTCTTGCGCAAGACACCCGGAGCAACGGATGTGCGCGTACCGCTGACCAGCGGGTTTCCCACCTTCGACATCGTATTCGATCGCGCCGCTATCGCGCGGTATGGGCTGACGGTGAAGGAAGTGGCCGATACCGTCTCGGCAGCGATGGCGGGCCGCCCGGCAGGCCAGATATTCGATGGCGATCGGCGCTACGATATTGTCATCCGCCTGCCAGGCAATCAGCGGGAGAACCTCGATGTGCTTGGCGCGCTGCCCGTGATGCTGCCAGCCGCCTCGGACCAGGCGCGGGTTTCCGTGCCATTGCGGCAGCTTGTCGAGTTCCGATTCACACAGGGCCTGAACGAAGTGAGCCGCGACAACGGCAAGCGTCGCGTGTACGTGGAAGCCAATGTGGGCGGGCGTGACCTCGGCAGCTTTGTAGACGATGCTGCTGCGCGGATCGCGCGGGACGTCAAGTTGCCTCCCGGCATGTACATCGAATGGGGCGGCCAGTTCCAGAACCTGCAAGCCGCGACCAAGCGACTCGCCATGATTGTGCCCGCCTGCTTCGTGCTGATCGCCGCGGCGCTGTATATGGCGATCGGCAATGCAATGCTGACCGCGACAGTTCTGACGGCTGTGCCCCTGGCGCTGGCGGGAGGCGTGTTCGCACTACTGCTGCGCGGCATCCCGTTCTCCATCTCCGCAGCAGTGGGTTTCATTGCTGTCTCGGGCGTGGCCGTTCTCAATGGTCTCGTCCTGATATCGGCCATCCGCAAACGGCTGGAAGACGGGGTGGCGCCGGACGCGGCCGTGATCGATGGCGCGATGGAACGGGTGCGACCGGTGCTCATGACTGCCTTGGTGGCATCTCTGGGCTTCGTGCCCATGGCCCTCGCAACGGGGACGGGTGCGGAGGTGCAAAAGCCACTGGCAACGGTCGTGATCGGTGGATTGATCACGGCCACCGTGCTCACGCTCTTCGTGTTGCCCGCGATATGCGGCATGGTGGTGCGCCGGAAACGGGGCGCGGGCGTGGGTCGCGACGAACTCGCTGAAGCTTAG
- a CDS encoding MFS transporter, whose amino-acid sequence MLDVLRNRTYRHLFGAQVIALIGTGLATVALGLLAYDLAGANAGSVLGTALAIKMVAYVGIAPVVGAFANRLPRRAFLVAMDLVRALVAISLPFVTQIWQIYILIFLLQSASAAFTPTFQATIPDVLPEEKAYTNALSLSRLAYDMESLVSPMLAAALLSVIGFHWLFGGTVVGFLVSAAFVVSVRLPQSKAIARKESLYAKTFRGMSIYLRTHRLRGLLALNLAAAAASSMVIVNTVVYVQSKLQRPASDVPFALAAFGCGSMLVALLLPRLLANRPDRPAMLGGAILMSASLAFGVALTGFGQVIEWPMLLLTWFATGIGYSMTLTPSGRLLKRSAASADRPAVFAAQFSLSHACWLIAYPLAGQVGARYGMRAAFVVLACVSVVGFLAAWRVWPAANHEDTVPVR is encoded by the coding sequence ATGCTGGACGTATTGCGGAACCGAACCTATCGGCACCTGTTCGGTGCGCAGGTGATCGCGCTGATTGGCACCGGGCTTGCGACGGTCGCGCTGGGTCTGCTCGCCTATGATCTGGCTGGTGCGAACGCGGGTAGCGTCCTGGGAACCGCGCTGGCAATCAAGATGGTTGCCTATGTGGGCATTGCCCCGGTTGTGGGTGCGTTCGCCAACAGGCTTCCGCGTCGCGCATTCCTTGTTGCGATGGACCTCGTGCGGGCGCTGGTGGCAATTTCTCTGCCGTTCGTGACGCAGATCTGGCAGATCTACATCCTGATTTTCCTGTTGCAGTCGGCATCGGCGGCGTTCACGCCAACTTTTCAGGCGACCATCCCGGACGTCCTTCCTGAAGAGAAGGCCTATACGAATGCCTTATCCCTGTCGCGCCTGGCGTATGACATGGAGAGTCTGGTGAGTCCGATGCTGGCCGCCGCGTTGCTATCGGTCATCGGCTTTCACTGGCTGTTCGGCGGCACTGTCGTGGGCTTCCTGGTGTCGGCTGCGTTCGTCGTTTCGGTGCGTTTGCCGCAATCCAAGGCGATAGCTCGCAAGGAGAGCCTGTATGCCAAAACGTTTCGGGGTATGTCGATCTACCTTCGGACGCACCGCTTGCGAGGGCTTCTGGCCCTGAACCTCGCCGCGGCCGCCGCCAGCTCGATGGTCATCGTGAACACGGTCGTCTATGTGCAAAGCAAGCTGCAGCGTCCGGCGTCTGATGTCCCATTCGCTCTGGCGGCCTTCGGCTGCGGATCGATGCTTGTGGCACTGTTACTGCCGAGGCTGTTGGCGAATCGTCCTGATCGTCCAGCCATGCTGGGCGGCGCCATCCTTATGTCAGCCAGTCTCGCTTTTGGAGTAGCACTGACCGGGTTCGGGCAAGTCATCGAATGGCCCATGCTTCTGCTGACGTGGTTTGCCACCGGCATCGGGTACTCGATGACGTTGACGCCAAGCGGACGTCTGCTGAAACGCTCGGCGGCTTCAGCCGATCGCCCTGCAGTGTTTGCTGCGCAATTCTCCCTCTCGCATGCGTGCTGGCTGATTGCCTATCCGCTCGCGGGGCAGGTGGGGGCGCGATACGGGATGCGTGCAGCATTTGTGGTGCTTGCGTGCGTTTCTGTTGTCGGATTTCTCGCTGCCTGGCGCGTGTGGCCAGCAGCAAATCATGAGGATACGGTCCCGGTGCGCTGA
- the flgB gene encoding flagellar basal body rod protein FlgB, which yields METAFIQNAARSAENAHELALRLRTRRLEFLAANIANADTPNYKARDIDFGAELERAMASGNAFVGMATTSRRHLESRPSAAEEALLYRVPMQSGIDGNTVEMDVERVAFAENAVRMRFSIQKTAGEYKDMLKLYQDMRP from the coding sequence ATGGAAACCGCATTTATCCAGAATGCTGCGCGTAGCGCGGAAAACGCTCATGAACTGGCGCTCAGGCTGCGCACTCGCCGGCTGGAGTTTCTGGCAGCCAATATCGCCAACGCGGATACCCCGAACTACAAGGCGCGGGACATCGACTTTGGCGCCGAATTGGAACGGGCGATGGCAAGCGGCAATGCGTTTGTGGGCATGGCGACGACTTCGCGGCGGCATTTGGAGTCCCGTCCGTCAGCGGCGGAGGAGGCATTGCTCTACCGGGTGCCGATGCAGTCCGGCATCGATGGCAATACGGTCGAGATGGACGTCGAGCGCGTGGCATTTGCGGAGAATGCGGTGCGTATGCGGTTTTCCATTCAGAAGACGGCGGGTGAATACAAGGACATGCTCAAGCTCTACCAGGATATGCGTCCCTAG
- a CDS encoding EAL domain-containing protein, whose amino-acid sequence MASALVIFFSRPAYEGAQAPRHLQRAAPRARGQRIFAGLATQVSLTTGKVIGAEVLLRWMRDGSVPVSPAEFIPVAEETGVIGAIGDWVLRESCRYVAKLEALAIDPEFRVAVNFSPLQLSWHRQEPVLQTIAQFGVDCRRFKIELTENALFVHEEGLLEFVRELGAAGVGIAIDDFGTGYSNLSSLKHLPVTELKIDRAFIHDMQGSHSDRQIVQAMISMAHMLGLRVVAEGVEYVWQVSVLREFGCEVGQGYLFSRPIDFDALVKLLDAPAVDVQAMLADG is encoded by the coding sequence ATGGCATCGGCGCTTGTCATTTTTTTCTCGCGGCCTGCATACGAAGGTGCTCAAGCGCCTCGACATCTCCAACGCGCTGCACCGCGCGCTCGAGGCCAACGAATTTTCGCTGGCCTGGCAACCCAGGTGTCGCTCACCACGGGCAAGGTCATCGGTGCGGAAGTCTTGCTCCGCTGGATGCGAGATGGCAGCGTTCCCGTCTCGCCGGCCGAATTCATTCCGGTAGCCGAAGAGACCGGGGTAATCGGCGCGATCGGGGATTGGGTATTGCGCGAATCCTGTCGATACGTCGCGAAGCTCGAGGCACTGGCGATCGATCCGGAATTCAGGGTGGCGGTGAACTTCTCGCCCTTGCAACTGAGTTGGCACAGGCAGGAGCCTGTGCTGCAGACTATCGCGCAGTTTGGCGTTGATTGTCGGCGCTTCAAGATTGAGCTGACGGAGAACGCGTTGTTCGTGCACGAGGAAGGGCTGCTAGAATTTGTGCGGGAGCTGGGCGCCGCGGGCGTCGGAATTGCCATCGACGATTTCGGGACTGGATACAGCAATCTGTCCAGTCTGAAGCACTTACCGGTCACCGAACTCAAGATTGATCGCGCCTTTATCCATGACATGCAAGGCTCGCACAGCGACAGGCAAATCGTGCAGGCCATGATTAGCATGGCGCATATGCTTGGGCTGCGCGTCGTGGCCGAAGGGGTCGAGTACGTTTGGCAAGTGTCGGTGTTGCGGGAGTTTGGCTGCGAGGTGGGGCAAGGCTACCTGTTCAGCCGGCCGATCGACTTTGACGCGCTGGTCAAGCTACTCGATGCGCCCGCCGTCGACGTACAGGCGATGCTTGCCGACGGCTAG
- a CDS encoding MFS transporter → MPLQREWLNRTVVGAGLTSALGDFCYETTTVILPGFLAILGIPAAVLGLIEGLADAVASFTKMISGYVADKLGHRKLLVLVGYALTPAGQIAIALATAWPMLLVGRIISWFGKGLRGPLRDAIVIQAIPPRARGRAFGFHRAMDTIGAVVGPLLGVALLGWAQSHHGWNDPIGPFRLVLWLSVIPGVLAVLAFLGFVKDPAFSPNPGLRFFRALRGLPPKFKRYLGAVGLFGMGDFSHSLLILGATKLLTPALGIVQAAQIAGGLYVWRNVVQSAASFPVGMLADRVGALRILVLGYALGAMTGLLMAITFWLHVNTLALLAAVFLLAGLYTAVQEALEPTVIAEMVSADTLAMSIGALGTTNGTAKFISSAGVGLIWSALSPVLGFAFATITMAAGTVMLARLRHI, encoded by the coding sequence GTGCCGCTGCAGCGAGAATGGCTGAATCGCACCGTTGTCGGTGCCGGGCTCACGAGTGCACTAGGCGATTTCTGCTACGAGACCACCACCGTCATCCTGCCCGGCTTCCTGGCAATACTCGGGATCCCGGCGGCGGTTCTGGGACTTATCGAAGGCCTGGCCGATGCGGTGGCGAGCTTTACCAAGATGATTTCGGGTTACGTCGCCGACAAGCTCGGACATCGAAAGCTTCTGGTGCTGGTCGGCTACGCCCTGACGCCTGCGGGTCAGATCGCAATCGCATTGGCCACGGCGTGGCCAATGCTACTTGTGGGGCGAATCATTTCCTGGTTCGGAAAAGGGCTGCGCGGCCCGCTTCGCGACGCGATTGTCATCCAGGCAATCCCGCCGCGCGCGCGAGGCCGTGCCTTCGGGTTTCATCGGGCTATGGATACGATTGGCGCAGTAGTCGGACCGCTGCTTGGTGTCGCATTGCTTGGCTGGGCCCAAAGCCATCATGGGTGGAACGACCCCATCGGTCCGTTCCGTCTGGTCCTATGGCTAAGTGTCATCCCGGGGGTTCTGGCCGTCCTGGCTTTCCTCGGCTTCGTCAAGGATCCGGCATTTTCCCCAAATCCCGGGCTGCGATTTTTCCGGGCCTTGCGCGGCCTTCCGCCAAAATTCAAGCGCTATCTCGGCGCCGTCGGGTTGTTTGGCATGGGTGATTTCTCCCACAGCCTGTTGATCCTCGGCGCCACGAAATTGCTGACCCCCGCACTCGGCATCGTGCAGGCCGCGCAAATCGCCGGTGGCCTCTACGTCTGGCGAAACGTCGTGCAATCGGCGGCGTCATTTCCAGTCGGCATGCTGGCGGATCGCGTCGGTGCGCTGCGCATTCTCGTGCTTGGCTATGCGCTAGGCGCGATGACCGGCCTGCTCATGGCCATCACGTTCTGGCTCCACGTCAACACCCTCGCACTGCTCGCGGCCGTCTTCCTGCTTGCGGGCCTGTACACGGCCGTCCAGGAAGCCCTGGAGCCGACGGTGATCGCCGAGATGGTGTCGGCTGACACCTTGGCCATGAGCATCGGCGCGCTCGGCACCACGAACGGCACGGCGAAGTTCATCTCGAGCGCCGGCGTCGGTCTCATCTGGTCGGCGCTATCACCTGTCCTCGGCTTCGCATTCGCCACCATCACCATGGCGGCCGGCACAGTCATGCTGGCGAGATTACGGCACATCTAA
- a CDS encoding class I SAM-dependent methyltransferase → MSTQGWHCWSCDWQPPSTSGIVCLAPELIGDHDGNQASLLREFAHVEDRNFWFAYRRRLIIEALSRWFPQIESFLDLSCGAGKFLDDFRTCYPAATLVAADRCVDALREVRREYGFSCLQMDPMHLPFADAFDVIGAFDVLQHAASDGIVLDQLRKACRQGGGIVVTVPHQRTRRLRGNAPRAPEARYTLPALIRKVNAAGFTVVHSQTFCTLALPLMTLSMSKQRTRPFPMAVGDHRRRGPILNDMFGGLCMIERQLEKGGVRFANGDGALIVAVRRFA, encoded by the coding sequence TTGTCCACGCAGGGGTGGCATTGCTGGTCCTGCGACTGGCAGCCGCCGTCGACATCAGGCATTGTGTGCCTCGCACCCGAACTGATCGGGGATCACGATGGGAATCAAGCGTCGCTGTTGCGGGAATTTGCGCACGTTGAAGACCGGAACTTCTGGTTTGCATATCGCCGCCGACTGATCATCGAGGCCTTGTCTCGGTGGTTCCCGCAGATTGAGTCATTCTTGGATCTGAGCTGCGGTGCGGGAAAATTCCTGGATGATTTCCGGACATGCTATCCGGCCGCCACGCTGGTCGCGGCCGACCGTTGCGTGGATGCACTACGCGAGGTGCGCCGGGAATATGGCTTTTCCTGTTTGCAGATGGATCCTATGCACCTGCCGTTCGCGGACGCCTTTGACGTCATCGGGGCGTTCGACGTCCTGCAGCATGCCGCGTCAGACGGGATAGTGCTTGACCAGTTGCGTAAGGCTTGTCGCCAGGGTGGCGGTATTGTCGTGACCGTACCGCATCAACGAACGCGACGACTGCGCGGCAATGCCCCGAGGGCGCCAGAAGCGCGCTACACGCTTCCCGCACTGATTCGCAAGGTCAATGCCGCAGGTTTCACTGTCGTACACAGCCAGACATTCTGCACGTTGGCATTGCCGCTTATGACGCTGAGCATGAGCAAGCAAAGGACGCGTCCGTTCCCCATGGCGGTTGGCGACCATCGACGCCGTGGTCCCATCCTGAATGACATGTTTGGCGGACTCTGCATGATCGAGAGGCAATTGGAGAAGGGCGGCGTGCGGTTCGCCAATGGCGATGGTGCGCTGATCGTCGCCGTGCGCCGATTCGCTTGA